The DNA region TCTTTGACAGAATACGAAAACATCATCTTTTCAGACATGTCATTCAATAAATCAGGAAGGGAAATTGCTTCAAACCGCGCAGTATAAGTTTTCGAAATTCCTGCTACACCCGTTCCGGCACATGGTTCCAATACCACTCCACATTCTTCACGCAGTAAAACTGCCAGCCGTTGAAAAGTGATATCATGAACATCAAGGTTCAGCAGGACCACCTTGTTAGAATCTATGTCATTGATCAGTTTGCGTAGTGCTACCTTGTTGACCATAAAATTCTCTAGCTTAGTGGCTTTCACGAAAAGAGGCTTTTTCTCCAAATTTACTGTATCGATCTTGGCTAGGGTTTGAGCTGGTTTGTTTCTGATGGTTTTTCTTTCATAACTGGTAATAGTTTTAGTGTTTATACCTGAATGAAAAATGTGCGTCTGGGCTTTTCCGGCGCTGGTATCAACTTGCCCGGGTTGAGAAACTGCAGCTGTTACAGTGGTTCGTTCTGTTTTTTCCGGCCCGCTGCTATAATGGTAAAAACCAACTACCACAGCTATTGCTGCTGCAGCGGCTGCCCACCATTTAAATGTGCCAGAGCTTTTCATAACTGTTTCGTCATCCCGAAGATGTTGATCAACATGGCCGTCCCATTCGTTTACCAAAAAATTCTCAAAATCGGCACGATTGTTCGAATCCAATATCCATTCTTCAACAGCTTGCGATTCAGCTGCGGAACATTGTTTTTCGAAATACCGTTTTAATAATTTTTTGCTCACTTTTCAATCTAATTACACACTATACAGTTGAAAGAATATTTACACCTAAGGCAAAATAAGAAAAAATAAAGAAGTTGTCCAAAACCCGAAGTTTTTCAATAATTTTTTAATTATCGCCGAGGAATTATTGATGTGATTTTCTACCGTACTTTTAGATATACCCAGTTCCTGCGCAATTTCTTTGTTGGAATAACCCTCAATCCTACTCATTTTAAACACTTTAGCTCTTTTTTCCGGAAGACTATCCAGAATTTCATTCAGAACCTTTGTAAGATCGGAGAATGAAGGCTCAAAAACCTGATGGCGGCTTCCTAGCAAATCGTTATGTTTCTTTGCTACTATACTTCTCTGAACTTTATTGTACAAGTCATTTTTGGCAATGGTAATGATGTAATTCTTTAAAGGCACATTGGGATCAAGTTTTTCCCTGTTTTCCCAAACTTTAAGAAATGTCTGTTGCACAGTATCATTGACGTCCTCTGAATCTACTTTTAATTTCAGCATAAAAGACTGCAAAACCGGAGCATACATTTCGAAAAGTTTTACAAAAGCACTTTCATCCCCGTTGTTTAAACTGGTTATTAAATGCTTTTCGTTGATCAGGCCTTTAGACATTGTCCCCCTTTGAAACTAATTTAATAAAATATCCCCTTAATAAAACCCTACTTAAATCGCCTTAAATTACTCGACTAAATTAATAGATTAAATTCAAATATTTAAATATTTGTCCAACTTAGCATTTAAATTTTAAAAGTTTAACAAAATATAGATAGAAAGATTTTTTTCAATTACTTCTGATAGTTTACTTTATAAGCTATCCCCTTCTGCAGCTTGAGTTCATAAGTCCTTTTACCAACCTCAACTGCTGCCCCACCTTTAACAACAGGCTTGACGGTACTCTTAAACCTCAGTACACCCGATCCTCCATCAGATTTGACCCTGATCTCCTGCTTACTACAGTACAGCGAAATTTCTCCCCCAGGTGTAGGTACCTTGCCTTCCATCCATTCCAGTCCACCCAGTGCCGGCTCTACGAGGTAAGTTTCATAGCCCGCAGTAAGTGGTTTTATGCCCAGATAATACTTACCCAACAGGTAAATAGGACTGGCGCCCCAGGCATGGCACAGACTTTTACCAAAAGGCCTGCCATACATAGACAGGTGTTCTGCCCCCTTCTTATCAGGATTGTATTCCTCCCAGAAGGAAGTAGCACCCAGATCCAGCATACCGCCCCAGTAATCTTTCATCTGCTTCAATACATACGACTGTTCGCCCATGGCACAAAGGGCTTCCAGTTCATAAAAACGCATATACGGTGTAGTGATCTTATTGATCTTATCGTTCATCAGTACATGCTGCTTTACACCCTGTTTTTGCTGAGGCGTAAAATAATCGAAAAATATACCAAACATATTGGCATAGCGCGTTACATTATCCGTTGGCTGTCCGTTAATTCTGCTGTGCACCAGCGCTTGCTTACTTTCATTCCAGTACAATTTAAAGAGCTTGTCCTTCAATTCAGCAGCCAGCTTTTTATACGTTGCAGCAGCTTCGGTATCATTGGCCATAGCTGCACAAAGCGCCATGGTTTCCAGGCTACGGCAAAACAACAGCTGCTCAAAGCTCACTTCTCCATCCTTGCTCAGCTTATCGGCCCAGTCTATAAAGATCCAGTCGCCAGGCATCCATTCCAGCAAGCCGTCCTTATTTCTTCTGTTCAGCACATAATCCATCAGACTTTTCATTCTGGGGTAGACGTCCTGTACAAATTTCCGGTCGCCGCTGTACTGGTAATAATCATAAATACCCAGGAACCAGTAAAAGGAATAATCCATAATGGTATTGATGTGTGCGGTTACCGGATCTTTGCCCCGCTGGGCCAGCAGGGTTCGTTT from Pedobacter africanus includes:
- a CDS encoding alpha-L-rhamnosidase-related protein, whose protein sequence is MKLSFTKSAIFIALLFGMKAQAQQASWIWYPGDLDIWVSNKMQNRRTERGAFLPPFWKMDSHYVLVEFHKEFNLASAEEVSLYVEGQYNVKVDGQAFPGYPTKITVPAGKHKLSLKVYGQDKVPAIYVKGKNIVSDGTWLATFEDKEWIDASGKASDKSGTTYVSAGSWNLTDPLQLPSQFKLSTKPLEAAKTEPLDKGLVADFGRETFGFIKLHGLKGKGRLHIYYGESREEALSAGHCETLDLLEIDLKGKTDSVIGLSKAFRYVNCQPEGNVTLDKVSMLYEYAPVLEKGNFRCSDEQVNKIYDVARYTFHLNTREFFIDGIKRDRWVWSGDAYQSYLMNYYSFNESPIVKRTLLAQRGKDPVTAHINTIMDYSFYWFLGIYDYYQYSGDRKFVQDVYPRMKSLMDYVLNRRNKDGLLEWMPGDWIFIDWADKLSKDGEVSFEQLLFCRSLETMALCAAMANDTEAAATYKKLAAELKDKLFKLYWNESKQALVHSRINGQPTDNVTRYANMFGIFFDYFTPQQKQGVKQHVLMNDKINKITTPYMRFYELEALCAMGEQSYVLKQMKDYWGGMLDLGATSFWEEYNPDKKGAEHLSMYGRPFGKSLCHAWGASPIYLLGKYYLGIKPLTAGYETYLVEPALGGLEWMEGKVPTPGGEISLYCSKQEIRVKSDGGSGVLRFKSTVKPVVKGGAAVEVGKRTYELKLQKGIAYKVNYQK
- a CDS encoding sigma-70 family RNA polymerase sigma factor, whose translation is MSKGLINEKHLITSLNNGDESAFVKLFEMYAPVLQSFMLKLKVDSEDVNDTVQQTFLKVWENREKLDPNVPLKNYIITIAKNDLYNKVQRSIVAKKHNDLLGSRHQVFEPSFSDLTKVLNEILDSLPEKRAKVFKMSRIEGYSNKEIAQELGISKSTVENHINNSSAIIKKLLKNFGFWTTSLFFLILP